The following proteins are encoded in a genomic region of Kosakonia oryzae:
- the pdxR gene encoding MocR-like pyridoxine biosynthesis transcription factor PdxR: MRSLVSDLLQLRLDEQHEGKLHKKLYNAIRLSILDGSLPTQSRLPPSRDLAAQLNLSRNTVLTVYEQLLAEGYVVSRTGSGTFVAGTVPDSLLSAPMTAGEKLSASLPSQLSARGQHLLSHSNASARQWGAFLPGVPDINAFPHALLRKIQSRVSRKPQAIQLSYSNAGGSIALQQALVEYLRVTRSVRCSAEQILITEGIHQAIDLVSRMLCNPGDLAWIEEPAYWGIRNVLAVNGVNLQAIEVDRSGMNPPEPGDVPPKLIFVTPSHQYPLGCVMSLERRQRLLALARQTGSWIIEDDYDSEFRFSGQPIPALQGLVDNAPVIYTGTFSKTLYPGLRLGYLVLPRPLMQALKTAHAELYRGGRLLDQEALAQFIREGHYTAHIRRMRLLYARRRARLAQLITDYLGKEALSEFNDNAGLHLVLSLPATCDDVALAQTANARGILVRPLSRYYSGDTPARGLLMGFAAMEEEEMEPVFAGLAELIREAPGSKNAAR, from the coding sequence TTGCGCTCACTCGTCTCTGACTTGCTGCAGCTGCGTCTGGACGAGCAGCACGAAGGCAAGCTGCATAAGAAATTATATAACGCGATTCGCCTGTCGATACTCGACGGTAGCCTGCCGACACAAAGCCGCCTGCCGCCGAGCCGCGATCTAGCCGCGCAACTGAATCTGTCGCGCAATACGGTGCTGACGGTGTATGAGCAGCTACTGGCCGAAGGCTATGTTGTTTCCCGTACCGGCAGCGGCACCTTTGTGGCCGGCACCGTCCCGGACAGCCTGCTTTCCGCGCCCATGACAGCGGGCGAAAAACTCAGCGCCAGCCTGCCTTCACAGCTTTCCGCCCGCGGTCAGCATCTGCTGAGCCACAGCAATGCCAGCGCGCGCCAGTGGGGCGCGTTTCTGCCTGGCGTCCCGGATATCAACGCGTTCCCGCATGCGCTGTTGCGAAAAATACAGTCTCGCGTAAGTCGAAAACCGCAGGCAATACAGCTTTCTTATAGCAACGCTGGCGGCAGCATCGCGCTGCAGCAGGCGCTGGTGGAGTATTTGCGGGTCACGCGATCGGTTCGCTGTAGCGCGGAGCAGATCCTGATTACGGAAGGCATTCATCAGGCCATCGATCTGGTATCGCGCATGCTGTGCAATCCGGGCGATCTGGCGTGGATTGAGGAGCCAGCCTACTGGGGAATTCGTAATGTGCTGGCGGTAAATGGCGTTAACTTGCAGGCCATCGAAGTTGACAGATCCGGGATGAACCCGCCGGAACCAGGCGATGTGCCGCCGAAACTCATTTTCGTCACGCCCTCGCACCAGTATCCGCTGGGCTGCGTGATGAGTCTGGAACGCCGCCAGCGGCTATTAGCGCTGGCGCGGCAAACCGGTAGCTGGATTATTGAGGATGATTACGACAGCGAATTTCGCTTCTCGGGCCAGCCCATTCCCGCTTTGCAGGGGTTGGTGGACAATGCGCCGGTGATTTATACCGGTACGTTCAGTAAAACGCTCTACCCTGGGCTGCGGCTCGGTTATCTGGTGTTGCCGCGTCCGCTGATGCAGGCGCTTAAAACTGCGCATGCCGAACTCTATCGCGGCGGGCGTTTGCTGGATCAGGAAGCGCTGGCGCAGTTTATCCGTGAGGGGCATTACACGGCGCATATCCGCCGGATGCGGTTGCTGTACGCCCGACGCCGCGCGCGGCTGGCGCAACTTATCACCGATTATCTTGGCAAAGAGGCGCTTAGCGAGTTTAACGATAATGCCGGGCTGCATCTGGTGCTGTCGTTGCCTGCTACCTGCGATGACGTGGCGCTGGCGCAAACGGCTAACGCGCGTGGCATTCTGGTGCGGCCGCTTTCGCGTTATTACAGCGGCGACACGCCAGCGCGCGGCCTGTTGATGGGATTTGCAGCGATGGAGGAAGAGGAGATGGAGCCGGTGTTTGCCGGGCTTGCAGAACTGATACGCGAAGCGCCGGGAAGCAAAAACGCAGCGCGTTAA
- the panM gene encoding aspartate 1-decarboxylase autocleavage activator PanM produces MKLTIIRLVTFTEQDHIDLAKVWPEYSPASLEVDDDHRIYAARFNDRLLAAVRVTLRGTEGALDSLRVRDITRRRGVGQYLVEEVIRDNPSITSWWIADIGVEDRNVMAAFAQTLGFTAQENGWEKR; encoded by the coding sequence ATGAAATTGACTATCATCCGACTGGTCACTTTTACCGAGCAGGATCATATTGATTTAGCGAAAGTCTGGCCGGAATACTCCCCCGCATCCCTTGAAGTGGATGACGACCACCGCATTTATGCGGCCCGCTTTAACGATCGCCTGCTGGCCGCCGTGCGCGTAACCCTGCGCGGCACCGAAGGCGCGCTGGATTCGCTGCGCGTGCGCGATATCACCCGCCGTCGCGGCGTCGGGCAGTATCTTGTTGAAGAAGTGATTCGTGATAATCCCAGCATTACCAGTTGGTGGATTGCCGATATTGGTGTCGAAGATCGCAATGTGATGGCGGCATTCGCTCAGACGCTGGGCTTTACCGCGCAGGAAAATGGCTGGGAAAAACGATAA
- the livH gene encoding high-affinity branched-chain amino acid ABC transporter permease LivH translates to MSEQFLYFVQQMFNGVTLGSTYALIAIGYTMVYGIIGMINFAHGEVYMIGSYVSFMIIAALMMMGIDSSWLLVAAGFVGAIVIASAYGWSIERVAYRPVRNSKRLIALISAIGMSIFLQNYVSLTEGSRDVALPSLFNGQWIVGSSENFSASITTMQLVIWIVTFVAMLALTLFIRYSRMGRACRACAEDLKMASLLGINTDRVIALTFVIGAAMAAVAGVLLGQFYGVINPYIGFMAGMKAFTAAVLGGIGSIPGAMIGGLILGVTESLCSAYLSTEYKDVVSFALLIVVLLVMPTGILGRPEVEKV, encoded by the coding sequence ATGTCCGAGCAGTTTCTCTATTTTGTGCAGCAGATGTTTAACGGCGTAACGCTGGGAAGCACCTATGCATTGATCGCCATTGGTTACACCATGGTTTACGGCATTATCGGCATGATCAACTTCGCCCACGGCGAGGTTTACATGATCGGTAGTTATGTCTCCTTTATGATCATCGCCGCGCTGATGATGATGGGCATCGACAGTAGCTGGCTGCTGGTCGCCGCCGGTTTTGTTGGCGCCATCGTGATCGCCAGCGCATACGGCTGGAGCATCGAACGGGTGGCCTATCGCCCGGTGCGTAACTCCAAGCGCCTGATTGCGCTGATCTCCGCCATCGGCATGTCCATCTTCCTGCAAAACTACGTCAGCCTGACCGAAGGTTCGCGCGATGTGGCGCTGCCGAGCCTGTTCAACGGCCAGTGGATTGTCGGCAGCAGCGAAAACTTCTCTGCTTCCATCACCACCATGCAGTTGGTGATCTGGATTGTGACTTTCGTGGCGATGCTGGCGCTGACGCTGTTTATCCGCTACTCCCGTATGGGCCGCGCCTGCCGCGCCTGTGCTGAAGATCTGAAAATGGCCAGCTTGCTGGGGATTAACACTGACCGCGTTATCGCGCTGACCTTCGTGATCGGTGCCGCAATGGCGGCGGTGGCTGGCGTATTGCTGGGCCAGTTCTACGGCGTGATCAACCCCTACATCGGCTTTATGGCCGGGATGAAAGCGTTCACCGCAGCGGTGCTGGGCGGTATTGGCAGCATTCCTGGTGCGATGATCGGCGGGCTGATCCTCGGCGTTACCGAATCGCTCTGCTCTGCGTATCTCAGTACGGAATATAAAGATGTGGTCTCGTTCGCGCTGTTGATCGTGGTGCTGCTGGTGATGCCTACCGGTATCCTCGGCCGCCCGGAGGTGGAAAAAGTATGA
- the rpoH gene encoding RNA polymerase sigma factor RpoH: protein MTKEMQTLALAPVGNLESYVRAANAWPMLTADEERALAEKLHYQGDLEAAKKLILSHLRFVVHIARNYSGYGLPQADLIQEGNIGLMKAVRRFNPEVGVRLVSFAVHWIKAEIHEYVLRNWRIVKVATTKAQRKLFFNLRKAKQRLGWFNQDEVEMVARELGVTSKDVREMESRMAAQDMTFDMSPDDDAQDSQPMAPVLYLQDKSSNFADGIEDDNWEEQAANKLTDAMKGLDERSQQIIRARWLDEENKSTLQELADRYGVSAERVRQLEKNAMKKLRAAIEA, encoded by the coding sequence ATGACCAAAGAAATGCAAACTTTAGCTTTAGCCCCTGTTGGTAACCTGGAATCTTACGTCCGGGCCGCTAACGCATGGCCGATGTTGACGGCTGATGAAGAGCGGGCACTGGCTGAAAAGCTGCATTACCAGGGCGATCTGGAAGCAGCGAAAAAGCTGATTCTGTCTCACCTGCGCTTTGTTGTTCATATTGCTCGTAATTACTCGGGCTATGGTCTGCCGCAGGCGGATCTTATCCAGGAAGGTAATATCGGCCTGATGAAAGCTGTGCGTCGCTTCAACCCGGAAGTGGGTGTGCGACTGGTTTCCTTCGCCGTGCACTGGATCAAAGCTGAGATCCACGAGTATGTGCTGCGCAACTGGCGTATCGTGAAAGTGGCAACCACCAAAGCACAGCGCAAACTGTTCTTTAATCTGCGTAAAGCGAAACAGCGTCTGGGCTGGTTTAACCAGGACGAAGTCGAAATGGTGGCCCGTGAACTGGGTGTGACCAGCAAAGACGTGCGTGAAATGGAATCGCGTATGGCGGCGCAGGACATGACGTTTGATATGTCCCCGGACGATGACGCCCAGGACAGCCAGCCGATGGCTCCGGTGCTCTATTTGCAGGATAAATCGTCGAACTTTGCCGATGGCATTGAAGACGACAACTGGGAAGAGCAGGCCGCTAACAAGCTGACCGACGCAATGAAAGGGCTGGACGAACGCAGCCAGCAGATCATCCGCGCCCGCTGGCTGGACGAAGAGAACAAGTCCACGCTGCAGGAGCTGGCCGACCGCTACGGCGTTTCCGCCGAGCGCGTACGACAGTTGGAAAAGAACGCGATGAAAAAACTGCGCGCTGCTATCGAAGCGTAA
- the livK gene encoding high-affinity branched-chain amino acid ABC transporter substrate-binding protein LivK, whose product MKRNAKTLIAGMVALAMSHAAVAKDIKVAVVGAMSGPVAQWGDMEFNGARQAIHDINAKGGIKGDKLVAVEYDDACDPKQAVAVANKIVNDGVKYVIGHLCSSSTQPASDIYEDEGILMITPGATNPELTQRGYQHIMRTAGLDSSQGPTAAKYILNSVKPQRIAIIHDKQQYGEGLARSVQEGLKAGGANIVFFDGITAGEKDFSALIARLQKENIDFVYYGGYYPEMGQMLRQARASGLKTQFMGPEGVGNASLSNIAGNAAEGMLVTMPKRYDQDPANQSIVDALKAQKKDASGPYVWITYAAVQSLATALERTGSDDPLTLIKDLKANGAKTVIGPLNWDEKGDLKGFEFGVFQWHADGSSSVAK is encoded by the coding sequence ATGAAAAGGAACGCGAAGACATTAATCGCGGGAATGGTTGCACTTGCGATGTCTCACGCGGCCGTGGCGAAGGATATTAAAGTGGCGGTTGTCGGGGCGATGTCCGGTCCTGTTGCGCAGTGGGGCGACATGGAATTTAACGGCGCGCGCCAGGCTATCCACGATATCAACGCCAAAGGCGGAATCAAGGGCGACAAACTGGTTGCTGTTGAATACGACGACGCCTGTGACCCGAAACAAGCTGTTGCCGTCGCGAACAAAATCGTTAACGACGGTGTGAAATATGTGATTGGCCATCTCTGCTCCTCCTCCACGCAGCCTGCATCCGATATCTACGAAGACGAAGGTATTCTGATGATCACGCCAGGCGCGACGAACCCGGAACTGACTCAGCGCGGCTATCAGCACATTATGCGCACTGCCGGGCTGGACTCTTCACAGGGGCCGACCGCCGCGAAATACATTCTGAATTCGGTTAAACCACAGCGTATCGCCATTATTCACGATAAGCAGCAGTACGGCGAAGGTCTTGCGCGTTCCGTGCAGGAAGGGCTGAAAGCTGGCGGCGCAAACATTGTCTTCTTCGATGGCATCACCGCCGGGGAGAAAGATTTCTCCGCGCTTATCGCCCGTCTGCAAAAAGAAAATATCGATTTTGTCTACTACGGTGGTTATTACCCGGAGATGGGACAAATGCTGCGCCAGGCGCGCGCCAGTGGACTGAAAACCCAGTTTATGGGGCCGGAAGGCGTGGGTAACGCGTCTTTGTCTAACATCGCGGGCAATGCGGCGGAAGGCATGCTGGTGACTATGCCGAAGCGCTATGACCAGGATCCGGCGAACCAGAGCATCGTCGATGCCCTGAAAGCGCAGAAGAAAGATGCGAGCGGGCCATATGTGTGGATCACGTACGCCGCCGTGCAATCGCTGGCGACCGCGCTGGAGCGTACCGGCAGCGACGATCCGCTGACGCTTATCAAAGATTTAAAAGCCAACGGGGCTAAAACCGTGATTGGGCCGCTGAACTGGGATGAAAAAGGCGATCTGAAAGGATTTGAGTTTGGCGTCTTCCAATGGCACGCCGATGGTTCGTCCTCTGTGGCGAAATAA
- a CDS encoding 4-aminobutyrate--2-oxoglutarate transaminase — protein MKNNELHQRRLQATPRGIGVMCGFYAEKAENATLWDVEGNEVIDFAAGIAVLNTGHRHPKVMAAVEKQLQAFTHTAYQIVPYESYVSLAERINDRVPVDGPAKTAFFSTGAEAVENAVKIARAYTKRAGVITFGGGFHGRTFMTMALTGKVAPYKIGFGPFPGSIYHAQYPNALHGVSTEDALKSLERIFKADIAPDQVAAILLEPVQGEGGFNVAPADFMNALRKLCDNHGILLIVDEVQSGFARTGKLFATEYYDVKPDLITMAKSLAGGLPLSAVAGRAEVMDAPAPGGLGGTYAGNPLAVAAAHAVLDVIDEENLCERANHLGKHLVEVLTQAKAQCPYIADIRAQGSMVAVEFNDPSTGAPSPEFTKQVQDKALAAGVLLLSCGIYGNVIRFLYPLTIPEVQFRKALDIIHQSLTR, from the coding sequence GTGAAGAATAACGAACTACATCAGCGCCGTTTACAGGCGACGCCGCGCGGTATTGGAGTGATGTGCGGCTTTTATGCGGAAAAAGCAGAAAACGCCACATTGTGGGATGTCGAGGGCAATGAGGTCATCGACTTTGCCGCTGGTATCGCAGTACTTAACACCGGGCATCGTCACCCGAAAGTGATGGCCGCAGTGGAAAAGCAGTTGCAGGCATTTACGCACACCGCTTACCAAATCGTTCCTTACGAAAGCTATGTTTCGCTGGCGGAACGTATTAATGACCGCGTGCCAGTTGATGGCCCAGCGAAAACGGCGTTTTTCTCAACCGGCGCGGAAGCGGTGGAGAACGCGGTGAAAATTGCCCGTGCTTACACCAAACGCGCTGGCGTGATTACCTTCGGCGGCGGTTTTCATGGTCGTACGTTTATGACCATGGCGCTGACCGGGAAAGTCGCACCGTACAAAATCGGGTTTGGTCCGTTCCCCGGCTCGATTTACCACGCGCAGTATCCGAATGCGCTGCACGGCGTCAGTACCGAAGATGCGCTGAAAAGTCTCGAACGCATCTTTAAAGCGGATATCGCACCGGATCAGGTTGCGGCCATCCTGCTGGAGCCGGTCCAGGGCGAAGGCGGCTTTAACGTGGCGCCAGCGGATTTCATGAACGCGCTGCGCAAACTGTGCGACAACCACGGCATTCTGCTGATTGTTGATGAAGTGCAGAGCGGCTTTGCCCGTACCGGCAAATTGTTCGCGACCGAGTATTACGATGTTAAACCGGATCTGATCACCATGGCGAAAAGCCTGGCGGGCGGGTTGCCGCTGTCTGCGGTAGCAGGGCGCGCAGAGGTGATGGATGCGCCTGCGCCTGGCGGGCTGGGCGGCACTTACGCCGGTAACCCGCTGGCGGTGGCTGCGGCACACGCGGTGCTGGATGTGATCGACGAAGAAAACCTCTGTGAACGCGCTAACCATCTGGGCAAACATCTGGTGGAAGTGCTGACGCAGGCAAAAGCGCAGTGCCCGTACATTGCGGATATCCGCGCGCAGGGTTCGATGGTGGCCGTGGAATTTAACGATCCCAGTACCGGCGCGCCATCGCCTGAATTTACCAAACAGGTACAGGATAAGGCGCTGGCGGCAGGTGTGTTGCTGCTGAGTTGCGGCATATACGGCAACGTGATCCGTTTCCTCTATCCGTTAACCATTCCGGAAGTTCAGTTCCGCAAAGCGCTGGATATTATCCACCAGTCGCTGACCCGCTAA
- a CDS encoding branched-chain amino acid ABC transporter substrate-binding protein: protein MKMKGKALLAGCIALAMSNVAFAKDIKVAVVGAMSGPVAQYGDQEFTGAEQAIADINAKGGIKGDKLVAVKYDDACDPKQAVAVANKVVNDGIKYVIGHLCSSSTQPASDIYEDEGILMITPAATAPELTARGYKLTLRTTGLDSDQGPTAAKYILDKVKPQRIAVIHDKQQYGEGLARAVQDGLKKGGANVVFFDGITAGEKDFSTLVARLKKENIDFVYYGGYHPEMGQILRQSRAAGLKTQFMGPEGVANVSLSNIAGDSAEGMLVTKPKNYDQIPANKPIVDAIKAKKQDPSGAFVWTTYAAVQSLAAGLNQTAEPDAIATYLKGHTVDTVMGPLSWDQKGDLKGFEFGVFTWHANGTATDAK from the coding sequence ATGAAAATGAAGGGCAAAGCGTTACTGGCAGGATGTATTGCGTTAGCAATGAGCAACGTGGCATTCGCCAAAGATATTAAAGTTGCCGTTGTCGGTGCGATGTCCGGTCCGGTTGCGCAGTATGGCGACCAGGAATTTACCGGCGCTGAGCAGGCTATCGCAGACATCAACGCGAAGGGCGGCATCAAAGGCGACAAACTGGTAGCGGTAAAATATGACGATGCGTGTGACCCGAAACAAGCGGTTGCAGTAGCCAACAAAGTGGTCAACGACGGCATCAAATATGTTATCGGTCACCTGTGCTCCTCTTCTACTCAGCCTGCGTCTGATATTTATGAAGACGAAGGTATTCTGATGATCACGCCTGCGGCGACAGCGCCGGAGCTGACCGCGCGCGGTTACAAACTGACGCTGCGCACGACTGGTCTGGATTCCGATCAGGGCCCGACCGCGGCGAAATACATTCTGGATAAAGTGAAACCGCAGCGCATCGCGGTCATCCACGACAAACAGCAGTATGGTGAAGGTCTGGCGCGTGCGGTGCAGGATGGCCTGAAAAAAGGCGGCGCCAACGTGGTGTTCTTTGACGGTATCACCGCCGGTGAGAAAGATTTTTCCACGCTGGTGGCGCGTCTGAAGAAAGAGAACATCGATTTCGTTTACTACGGCGGCTATCACCCGGAAATGGGTCAGATCCTGCGTCAGTCACGCGCGGCTGGCCTGAAAACTCAGTTTATGGGTCCGGAAGGCGTAGCGAACGTCTCCCTGTCTAACATCGCGGGCGATTCAGCAGAAGGCATGCTGGTGACGAAGCCGAAGAACTACGATCAGATCCCGGCGAACAAACCGATTGTTGATGCTATCAAAGCGAAGAAACAGGATCCGAGCGGCGCATTCGTGTGGACCACCTACGCAGCCGTACAGTCTCTGGCGGCAGGTCTGAACCAGACTGCGGAACCGGACGCGATTGCCACTTACCTGAAAGGGCACACTGTTGATACCGTGATGGGTCCGCTGTCATGGGATCAGAAGGGCGATCTGAAGGGCTTTGAGTTTGGTGTGTTTACCTGGCACGCGAACGGTACGGCGACTGACGCTAAGTAA